From Juglans regia cultivar Chandler chromosome 6, Walnut 2.0, whole genome shotgun sequence, the proteins below share one genomic window:
- the LOC109012023 gene encoding DNA mismatch repair protein MSH2, whose amino-acid sequence MVENFEEQNKLPELKLDARQAQGFLSFFKTLPHDPRAVRFFDRRDYYTAHGENATFIAKTYYHTTTSLRQLGSGSDALSSVSISKNMFETISRDLLLERTDHTLELYEGSGSNWRLVKSGTPGNLSSFEDVLFANNEMQDSPVVVALSPTFRENGCTIGLGYIDLTKRVLGVAEFLDDSHFTNLESALVALGCKECLLPIESGKSSDIRNLHDALSRCGVMLTERKKTEFKARDLEVDLGRLVKGSKEAVRDLVSAFEFAPGALGALLSYAELLADESNYENYTICRYNLDSYMRLDSAAMRALNVLESKTDANKNFSLFGLMNRTCTAGMGKRLLHMWLKQPLLDIKEINSRLDLVQAFVEDTALRQDLRQHLKRISDVERLVHNLEKKRAGLQHIVKLYQSCIRLPYIKSALEGYEGQFSKLIKDRYLDPLELWTDDEHLNKFIALVETSVDLDQLENGEYMISPSYDTTLSALKEEQESLEHQIHNLHKQTANDLDLALDKALKLDKGSQFGHVFRITKKEEPKIRKKLTTQFIVLETRKDGVRFTNTRLKKLGDQYQRKLEEYKSCQKDLVDRVVRTTATFSEVFGSLAGMLSELDVLLSFADLACSCPTPYTRPDIIPSDEGDIVLEGSRHPCVEAQDWVNFIPNDCKLVRGKSWFQIITGPNMGGKSTFIRQVGVNVLMAQVGSFVPCVKASISVRDCIFARVGAGDCQLRGVSTFMQEMLETASILKGATDKSLIIIDELGRGTSTYDGFGLAWAICEHLVEVIKAPTLFATHFHELTALAHESPDHGPHKKQTVGVANYHVSAHIDSSSRKLTMLYKVEPGACDQSFGIHVAEFANFPASVVALAREKAAELEDFSPAAIIPSNAQEEVGSKRKRESDPDEISKGAARAHRFLKEFSDLPLEKMDLKEALQQVKELKDGLQKDALNCQWLQQFF is encoded by the exons GACTACTATACTGCTCATGGTGAAAATGCAACGTTTATTGCAAAGACCTACTATCATACTACTACTTCCTTGCGACAATTGGGTAGCGGATCTGATGCCCTTTCAAGTGTTAGCATTAGTAAAAACATGTTTGAAACAATTTCCCGTGATCTTCTCCTGGAGAGAACAGACCATACTCTTGAACTCTATGAGGGCAGTGGTTCAAATTGGAGATTGGTGAAAAGTGGAACTCCTGGAAATCTCAGCAGCTTTGAAGATGTTTTGTTTGCCAACAATGAGATGCAGGATTCCCCTGTTGTGGTTGCACTATCACCTACCTTCCGTGAAAATGGGTGCACTATTGGCTTAGGTTACATTGATCTGACTAAGAGAGTACTTGGGGTGGCTGAATTTCTTGATGATAGCCACTTTACAAATTTGGAGTCAGCTTTGGTTGCTCTTGGTTGTAAGGAATGCCTCTTGCCTATTGAGAGTGGCAAATCCAGTGATATCAGGAACTTGCATGATGCTTTGAGTAGGTGTGGTGTGATGTTAACCGAGAGGAAGAAAACTGAGTTCAAAGCAAGGGACTTAGAAGTGGATCTTGGGAGGCTCGTCAAAGGTTCTAAAGAAGCGGTTCGAGATTTAGTTTCTGCATTTGAATTTGCACCTGGTGCATTGGGGGCATTACTGTCTTATGCCGAATTACTTGCAGATGAGAgcaattatgaaaattatactATCTGTAGGTACAATCTTGATAGCTACATGAGGTTAGATTCTGCTGCTATGAGGGCACTGAATGTCCTGGAAAGCAAAACAGATGCaaacaaaaattttagtttgtttGGTCTCATGAATAGAACTTGTACTGCTGGAATGGGAAAGCGATTATTGCACATGTGGCTAAAGCAGCCTTTATTAGACATAAAGGAGATCAACTCCAGACTGGATTTGGTACAAGCATTTGTGGAGGATACTGCACTTCGCCAAGATCTGAGACAACACCTGAAAAGAATTTCAGATGTTGAGCGGCTAGTGCACAATCTTGAGAAGAAAAGAGCTGGTTTGCAgcatattgtgaaactttatCAG TCATGTATAAGACTTCCCTATATTAAAAGTGCCCTGGAAGGTTATGAGGGACAGTTTTCCAAACTGATCAAGGACAGGTATTTAGATCCCCTCGAGTTATGGACTGATGATGAGCACCTGAATAAGTTCATTGCACTTGTAGAAACTTCTGTTGACCTTGATCAACTTGAGAATGGGGAATACATGATTTCTCCAAGTTATGATACTACACTGTCTGCATTGAAAGAAGAACAAGAGTCACTGGAGCACCAAATACATAATTTGCATAAACAAACTGCAAATGATCTTGACCTGGCCCTAGATAAAGCTTTAAAGTTAGATAAGGGCTCTCAATTTGGACATGTTTTTAGAATTACGAAGAAGGAGGAgccaaaaataaggaaaaagctCACCACTCAATTTATTGTCCTTGAAACCCGAAAGGATGGAGTTAGATTTACCAATACAAGACTCAAAAAGCTGGGTGACCAATATCAAAGGAAGCTTGAGGAATACAAGAGTTGTCAGAAAGATCTGGTTGACCGTGTAGTTCGAACTACAGCAACATTCTCTGAG GTGTTTGGTTCTTTAGCAGGGATGCTTTCTGAGTTGGATGTCTTACTAAGTTTTGCTGATTTGGCTTGTAGCTGTCCTACTCCTTACACAAGACCAGACATCATTCCATCG GATGAGGGAGATATTGTCTTGGAAGGGAGTAGACACCCTTGTGTGGAGGCTCAAGACTGGGTGAATTTTATACCAAATGATTGTAAACTG GTCAGGGGGAAAAGTTGGTTCCAAATAATTACCGGGCCGAACATGGGTGGAAAATCCACATTCATTCGGCAG GTCGGCGTGAATGTTCTAATGGCACAAGTTGGTTCCTTTGTTCCATGTGTCAAAGCTAGCATTTCTGTTCGTGATTGCATTTTTGCTCGTGTGGGCGCTGGTGACTGCCAG TTACGTGGAGTTTCTACGTTTATGCAAGAAATGCTTGAAACTGCATCAATATTGAAAGGAGCAACAGATAAGTCATTGATAATCATTGATGAGTTGGGCCGTGGGACATCAACTTATGATGGATTTG GTTTAGCTTGGGCCATCTGTGAGCATCTTGTTGAAGTGATCAAGGCACCTACTCTGTTTGCAACCCACTTTCATGAACTGACTGCGTTAGCTCACGAAAGTCCTGATCATGGGCCACATAAGAAGCAAACTGTTGGTGTGGCAAACTATCATGTTAGTGCCCACATTGACTCATCAAGTCGCAAGCTGACTATGCTGTATAAG GTTGAGCCAGGGGCTTGTGATCAAAGTTTTGGAATTCATGTTGCAGAATTCGCAAACTTTCCTGCAAGTGTTGTTGCCCTTGCTAGAGAGAAGGCAGCTGAATTGGAAGATTTCTCGCCTGCTGCAATCATTCCAAGCAATGCTCAAGAAGAG GTGGGATCAAAACGAAAGAGGGAGAGTGATCCTGATGAGATATCTAAAGGTGCTGCACGAGCTCACCGGTTTTTGAAAGAGTTCTCTGATCTCCCGTTAGAGAAAATGGATTTGAAGGAGGCCCTCCAACAAGTTAAGGAATTGAAGGATGGCTTACAGAAGGATGCTCTAAACTGTCAGTGGCTCCAGCAATTCTTCTAG
- the LOC108981901 gene encoding uncharacterized protein LOC108981901 isoform X3: MTSWRRVLESVQAVAAHGVLLCFTLLFVFKLDHVVSYSWWIIFFPLWIFHAVVARGRFSLPAPSVPHNRNWAPCHAIVATPLLVAFELLLCVYLESIYVHGFAAVNLKMVFLPLLALEIIILADNFRMCRALMPGDEESMSDEAVWQTLPHFWVAISMVFFAAATVFTLLKLSGDVGALGWWDLFINFGIAECFAFLVCTKWSNPMIHSNSRTREASSSSATIRYLDWHSGLVVSPEDEQQEDRMCSLQDIGGHIMKIPVIGFQILLCMRLEGTPADAKHIPLPVLFSPVFLLQGVGLLLAASRLVEKIVLLLHSGAGTGLYFRFSERAHDCLGFLHHGSRLLGWWSIDEGSREEQARLLQQGASGFIKCSMLLYIRERTRFGRKEKTKVLTSRNKEFLAIWF; encoded by the exons ATGACAAGTTGGCGGAGAGTATTGGAGTCCGTACAGGCCGTGGCAGCCCATGGCGTCCTCTTGTGCTTTACGCTTTTGTTCGTCTTCAAGCTCGACCATGTCGTCTCCTACTCCTGGTG gattatttttttcccactttgGATATTTCATGCAGTTGTTGCCCGAGGGAGATTCTCATTACCTGCTCCATCAGTTCCACATAATCGTAAT TGGGCACCATGCCATGCAATTGTTGCGACACCATTGCTTGTAGCGTTTGAATTACTCCTTTGTGTATATCTTGAGAGCATTTATG TTCATGGTTTTGCAGCTGTAAACTTGAAGATGGTCTTTCTTCCCCTACTGgcacttgaaataattattctGGCCGATAATTTCAG AATGTGCAGGGCTTTAATGCCTGGAGATGAAGAAAGCATGAGTGATGAGGCTGTATGGCAGACGCTTCCT CACTTTTGGGTAGCAATATCCATGGTCTTCTTTGCTGCTGCTACAGTCTTCACCCTCCTGAAGCTGAGTG GTGATGTGGGTGCTCTTGGCTGGTGggacttatttataaattttgg TATTGCAGAATGCTTTGCCTTTCTTGTTTGTACGAAGTGGTCTAATCCGATGATTCATAGTAACTCTCGCACAAGGGAAGCTAGTTCATCTTCTGCGACTATCAGATATCTTGACTGGCACAGTGGTTTAGTAGTCTCTCCAGAGGACGAACAGCAGGAAGATAGAATGTGCAGTCTGCAGGACATTGGTGGTCATATCATGAAAATTCCAGTGATTGGTTTTCAAATCCTCCTTTGTATGCGCTTAGAG GGAACACCTGCTGATGCTAAGCATATACCACTGCCAGTTCTCTTCTCTCCAGTTTTTCTCCTGCAAGGTGTTGGTCTACTACTTGCTGCCTCTAGGCTGGTGGAGAAAATTGTACTCTTACTTCATAGTGGAGCTGGCACAggattatattttagattttctgAAAGAGCTCATGACTGCTTGGGCTTCTTGCACCATGGTTCCAG GCTCTTGGGTTGGTGGTCAATTGATGAAGGTAGTCGAGAAGAACAGGCCCGGCTTTTACAGCAGGGGGCTTCTGG TTTTATTAAGTGCAGTATGTTactatatataagagaaagaaCCAGATttggaagaaaagagaaaacaaaagtgTTGACATCTAGAAATAAAGAGTTTTTAGCAATATGGTTCTAA
- the LOC108981901 gene encoding uncharacterized protein LOC108981901 isoform X1 → MTSWRRVLESVQAVAAHGVLLCFTLLFVFKLDHVVSYSWWIIFFPLWIFHAVVARGRFSLPAPSVPHNRNWAPCHAIVATPLLVAFELLLCVYLESIYVHGFAAVNLKMVFLPLLALEIIILADNFRMCRALMPGDEESMSDEAVWQTLPHFWVAISMVFFAAATVFTLLKLSGDVGALGWWDLFINFGIAECFAFLVCTKWSNPMIHSNSRTREASSSSATIRYLDWHSGLVVSPEDEQQEDRMCSLQDIGGHIMKIPVIGFQILLCMRLEGTPADAKHIPLPVLFSPVFLLQGVGLLLAASRLVEKIVLLLHSGAGTGLYFRFSERAHDCLGFLHHGSRLLGWWSIDEGSREEQARLLQQGASGYSTFCGYPPEIVKKMPKKDLAEEVWRLQAALGEQAEITKYSQQEFERLQNEKVLCRVCFEGEISVVLLPCRHRILCSTCCEKCKKCPICRVSVEERLPVYDV, encoded by the exons ATGACAAGTTGGCGGAGAGTATTGGAGTCCGTACAGGCCGTGGCAGCCCATGGCGTCCTCTTGTGCTTTACGCTTTTGTTCGTCTTCAAGCTCGACCATGTCGTCTCCTACTCCTGGTG gattatttttttcccactttgGATATTTCATGCAGTTGTTGCCCGAGGGAGATTCTCATTACCTGCTCCATCAGTTCCACATAATCGTAAT TGGGCACCATGCCATGCAATTGTTGCGACACCATTGCTTGTAGCGTTTGAATTACTCCTTTGTGTATATCTTGAGAGCATTTATG TTCATGGTTTTGCAGCTGTAAACTTGAAGATGGTCTTTCTTCCCCTACTGgcacttgaaataattattctGGCCGATAATTTCAG AATGTGCAGGGCTTTAATGCCTGGAGATGAAGAAAGCATGAGTGATGAGGCTGTATGGCAGACGCTTCCT CACTTTTGGGTAGCAATATCCATGGTCTTCTTTGCTGCTGCTACAGTCTTCACCCTCCTGAAGCTGAGTG GTGATGTGGGTGCTCTTGGCTGGTGggacttatttataaattttgg TATTGCAGAATGCTTTGCCTTTCTTGTTTGTACGAAGTGGTCTAATCCGATGATTCATAGTAACTCTCGCACAAGGGAAGCTAGTTCATCTTCTGCGACTATCAGATATCTTGACTGGCACAGTGGTTTAGTAGTCTCTCCAGAGGACGAACAGCAGGAAGATAGAATGTGCAGTCTGCAGGACATTGGTGGTCATATCATGAAAATTCCAGTGATTGGTTTTCAAATCCTCCTTTGTATGCGCTTAGAG GGAACACCTGCTGATGCTAAGCATATACCACTGCCAGTTCTCTTCTCTCCAGTTTTTCTCCTGCAAGGTGTTGGTCTACTACTTGCTGCCTCTAGGCTGGTGGAGAAAATTGTACTCTTACTTCATAGTGGAGCTGGCACAggattatattttagattttctgAAAGAGCTCATGACTGCTTGGGCTTCTTGCACCATGGTTCCAG GCTCTTGGGTTGGTGGTCAATTGATGAAGGTAGTCGAGAAGAACAGGCCCGGCTTTTACAGCAGGGGGCTTCTGG GTATAGCACTTTCTGTGGTTATCCGCCAGAGATTGTGAAGAAAATGCCTAAAAAGGATCTCGCAGAGGAG GTTTGGAGACTGCAAGCAGCTTTAGGTGAGCAGGcagaaatcacaaaatacaGCCAGCAGGAATTTGAAAGACTTCAAAAT GAAAAAGTTCTATGTAGGGTTTGCTTTGAGGGAGAGATAAGTGTGGTCCTGCTTCCATGCAGGCATCGTATCCTTTGCAG TACCTGCTGTGAGAAATGTAAAAAATGCCCGATTTGCCGCGTCTCCGTTGAGGAGCGCTTACCTGTATATGATGTTTAG
- the LOC108981901 gene encoding uncharacterized protein LOC108981901 isoform X2, with protein MTSWRRVLESVQAVAAHGVLLCFTLLFVFKLDHVVSYSWWIIFFPLWIFHAVVARGRFSLPAPSVPHNRNWAPCHAIVATPLLVAFELLLCVYLESIYVHGFAAVNLKMVFLPLLALEIIILADNFRALMPGDEESMSDEAVWQTLPHFWVAISMVFFAAATVFTLLKLSGDVGALGWWDLFINFGIAECFAFLVCTKWSNPMIHSNSRTREASSSSATIRYLDWHSGLVVSPEDEQQEDRMCSLQDIGGHIMKIPVIGFQILLCMRLEGTPADAKHIPLPVLFSPVFLLQGVGLLLAASRLVEKIVLLLHSGAGTGLYFRFSERAHDCLGFLHHGSRLLGWWSIDEGSREEQARLLQQGASGYSTFCGYPPEIVKKMPKKDLAEEVWRLQAALGEQAEITKYSQQEFERLQNEKVLCRVCFEGEISVVLLPCRHRILCSTCCEKCKKCPICRVSVEERLPVYDV; from the exons ATGACAAGTTGGCGGAGAGTATTGGAGTCCGTACAGGCCGTGGCAGCCCATGGCGTCCTCTTGTGCTTTACGCTTTTGTTCGTCTTCAAGCTCGACCATGTCGTCTCCTACTCCTGGTG gattatttttttcccactttgGATATTTCATGCAGTTGTTGCCCGAGGGAGATTCTCATTACCTGCTCCATCAGTTCCACATAATCGTAAT TGGGCACCATGCCATGCAATTGTTGCGACACCATTGCTTGTAGCGTTTGAATTACTCCTTTGTGTATATCTTGAGAGCATTTATG TTCATGGTTTTGCAGCTGTAAACTTGAAGATGGTCTTTCTTCCCCTACTGgcacttgaaataattattctGGCCGATAATTTCAG GGCTTTAATGCCTGGAGATGAAGAAAGCATGAGTGATGAGGCTGTATGGCAGACGCTTCCT CACTTTTGGGTAGCAATATCCATGGTCTTCTTTGCTGCTGCTACAGTCTTCACCCTCCTGAAGCTGAGTG GTGATGTGGGTGCTCTTGGCTGGTGggacttatttataaattttgg TATTGCAGAATGCTTTGCCTTTCTTGTTTGTACGAAGTGGTCTAATCCGATGATTCATAGTAACTCTCGCACAAGGGAAGCTAGTTCATCTTCTGCGACTATCAGATATCTTGACTGGCACAGTGGTTTAGTAGTCTCTCCAGAGGACGAACAGCAGGAAGATAGAATGTGCAGTCTGCAGGACATTGGTGGTCATATCATGAAAATTCCAGTGATTGGTTTTCAAATCCTCCTTTGTATGCGCTTAGAG GGAACACCTGCTGATGCTAAGCATATACCACTGCCAGTTCTCTTCTCTCCAGTTTTTCTCCTGCAAGGTGTTGGTCTACTACTTGCTGCCTCTAGGCTGGTGGAGAAAATTGTACTCTTACTTCATAGTGGAGCTGGCACAggattatattttagattttctgAAAGAGCTCATGACTGCTTGGGCTTCTTGCACCATGGTTCCAG GCTCTTGGGTTGGTGGTCAATTGATGAAGGTAGTCGAGAAGAACAGGCCCGGCTTTTACAGCAGGGGGCTTCTGG GTATAGCACTTTCTGTGGTTATCCGCCAGAGATTGTGAAGAAAATGCCTAAAAAGGATCTCGCAGAGGAG GTTTGGAGACTGCAAGCAGCTTTAGGTGAGCAGGcagaaatcacaaaatacaGCCAGCAGGAATTTGAAAGACTTCAAAAT GAAAAAGTTCTATGTAGGGTTTGCTTTGAGGGAGAGATAAGTGTGGTCCTGCTTCCATGCAGGCATCGTATCCTTTGCAG TACCTGCTGTGAGAAATGTAAAAAATGCCCGATTTGCCGCGTCTCCGTTGAGGAGCGCTTACCTGTATATGATGTTTAG
- the LOC109014640 gene encoding eukaryotic translation initiation factor 4G-like isoform X2: MAYADVEYRCFVGGLNWATDEQVLERAFSPYGEILGSKIINDRETGRSRGFGFVTFSNEQSMRDAIEGMNGQDLDGHNITVNEAQSRGGGGGSYSRGGGSGGYGGGGRRESGGGYSRGGRYGGSWRDRGYGSDGVGGGYSRGGGGGGYGGDGRRESGGGYSSGGGYGGSWRDRGYGGGGSRDPRNPDRSSDRSLAISPPARGQGTAFPQNVPSEEVWPEERLRDKSMAAIKEYYSARDKKEVELCVKELDSPSFHPSMVSLWVVDSLERKDMERDLLAKLLIYLSKSGDGVLSQAQLIKGFESVLTTLEDAINDAPRAPEFLGHIFAKVITENVIPLREIGLLIHKGGEEPGHLLEVGLAADVLGSTLEIIKFEKGDSVFNEIWASSTLRFEDFRPPDPYRSRKLEKFILGDV; this comes from the exons ATGGCGTACGCAGATGTCGAATACCGATGCTTCGTCGGCGGGCTCAACTGGGCCACCGATGAACAAGTCCTGGAGCGTGCCTTTTCTCCCTACGGCGAGATCCTCGGATCGAAGATTATCAACGACCGCGAGACTGGTAGGTCAAGGGGCTTCGGATTCGTGACCTTCAGCAATGAGCAGTCGATGAGGGATGCGATAGAGGGGATGAATGGCCAGGATCTCGACGGCCATAACATCACCGTGAACGAGGCTCAGTCCCGCGGGGGAGGTGGTGGCAGTTACAGCCGTGGGGGAGGTAGTGGAGGATACGGCGGTGGTGGACGCCGTGAAAGTGGAGGTGGGTACAGCCGTGGAGGACGCTACGGCGGTAGTTGGCGTGACCGTGGGTACGGGAGCGACGGCGTCGGTGGCGGTTACAGCCGCGggggaggtggtggaggatACGGCGGTGATGGACGCCGTGAAAGTGGAGGTGGGTACAGCAGTGGAGGAGGGTACGGTGGTAGTTGGCGTGACCGTGGGTACGGCGGCGGCGGGTCCAGAGAC CCAAGGAATCCAGACCGGAGTTCTGATAGATCTCTTGCAATCTCACCACCTGCACGAGGGCAGGGAACAGCTTTTCCTCAAAATGTTCCTTCAGAAGAAGTATGGCCTGAAGAACGCCTTCGGGATAAGTCAATGGCAGCAATTAAAGAATATTACAGTGCCAGAGACAAGAAAGAAGTTGAACTATGTGTTAAAGAATTGGATTCCCCAAGCTTCCATCCGTCAATGGTATCGTTATGGGTCGTAGACTCTTTGGAGAGGAAGGACATGGAAAGGGATCTTTTGGCAAAGCTTCTGATCTATCTTTCGAAGTCCGGGGATGGTGTGTTGAGTCAAGCCCAGCTCATCAAAGGGTTTGAATCTGTTCTGACTACTCTGGAGGATGCCATAAATGATGCCCCAAGAGCACCAGAATTTCTTGGTCATATCTTTGCCAAAGTCATTACAGAAAATGTGATCCCTTTGAGAGAGATTGGGTTGTTGATACATAAAGGGGGAGAGGAGCCGGGTCATCTTCTAGAAGTTGGGCTTGCCGCAGATGTTCTTGGAAGCACCttggaaattataaaattcGAGAAGGGGGATTCTGTCTTTAATGAAATCTGGGCAAGCTCCACTTTGAGGTTTGAGGATTTTCGGCCTCCAGATCCTTACAGGTCAAGGAAGTTAGAGAAATTTATTTTAGGGGATGTTTGA
- the LOC109014640 gene encoding eukaryotic translation initiation factor 4G-like isoform X1 has translation MAYADVEYRCFVGGLNWATDEQVLERAFSPYGEILGSKIINDRETGRSRGFGFVTFSNEQSMRDAIEGMNGQDLDGHNITVNEAQSRGGGGGSYSRGGGSGGYGGGGRRESGGGYSRGGRYGGSWRDRGYGSDGVGGGYSRGGGGGGYGGDGRRESGGGYSSGGGYGGSWRDRGYGGGGSRDPRSPDRSSVRSLAISPPARGQGTTFPRVKAVKIDNAVTLVGVVSQIYDKALMEPTFCEMYADLCSHLAVELPDFNEDNKKITFKRVLLNRCQEEFERWEREQEEANKADEEGEIKQSAEEREEKRVKARRRMLGNIRLIGELYKKKMLTKRIMHACIQKLLDQSETPDEESVEALCILMITIGEMIDRPKAKEQLDAYFERMKRLSTNVNLSSRVRFMLKDAMDLRKNKWQQRRKVEGPKKIDEVHRDAAQERQAESSRLSRGLSINQSTRRTPMDFAPRGSTLLSSPNAQLGGFRGLSTPVRGLGTHDVRLEDRQSHDTRMLSVPLPQRTRGPQGGLGSGVSIRGPPSMPRADVSPGSTDFRRMAAGLNDYSTLPERTTYGTREDLVPRYIPDRFAAPAAYEPSSSQERNGSYGNRDPRNPDRSSDRSLAISPPARGQGTAFPQNVPSEEVWPEERLRDKSMAAIKEYYSARDKKEVELCVKELDSPSFHPSMVSLWVVDSLERKDMERDLLAKLLIYLSKSGDGVLSQAQLIKGFESVLTTLEDAINDAPRAPEFLGHIFAKVITENVIPLREIGLLIHKGGEEPGHLLEVGLAADVLGSTLEIIKFEKGDSVFNEIWASSTLRFEDFRPPDPYRSRKLEKFILGDV, from the coding sequence ATGGCGTACGCAGATGTCGAATACCGATGCTTCGTCGGCGGGCTCAACTGGGCCACCGATGAACAAGTCCTGGAGCGTGCCTTTTCTCCCTACGGCGAGATCCTCGGATCGAAGATTATCAACGACCGCGAGACTGGTAGGTCAAGGGGCTTCGGATTCGTGACCTTCAGCAATGAGCAGTCGATGAGGGATGCGATAGAGGGGATGAATGGCCAGGATCTCGACGGCCATAACATCACCGTGAACGAGGCTCAGTCCCGCGGGGGAGGTGGTGGCAGTTACAGCCGTGGGGGAGGTAGTGGAGGATACGGCGGTGGTGGACGCCGTGAAAGTGGAGGTGGGTACAGCCGTGGAGGACGCTACGGCGGTAGTTGGCGTGACCGTGGGTACGGGAGCGACGGCGTCGGTGGCGGTTACAGCCGCGggggaggtggtggaggatACGGCGGTGATGGACGCCGTGAAAGTGGAGGTGGGTACAGCAGTGGAGGAGGGTACGGTGGTAGTTGGCGTGACCGTGGGTACGGCGGCGGCGGGTCCAGAGACCCAAGGAGTCCAGACCGGAGTTCTGTTAGATCTCTTGCAATCTCACCACCTGCACGAGGGCAGGGAACAACTTTTCCTCGAGTGAAAGCCGTCAAAATTGACAATGCTGTCACTCTAGTTGGTGTCGTCTCGCAGATCTATGACAAAGCTTTGATGGAGCCTACTTTCTGTGAGATGTATGCTGATCTCTGTAGTCATCTGGCTGTGGAGTTGCCTGATTTCAATGAAGACAACAAAAAGATAACTTTTAAGAGAGTACTTCTGAACAGGTGCCAGGAGGAATTCGAGAGATGGGAAAGAGAGCAAGAAGAAGCTAATAAAGCTGATGAAGAGGGGGAGATTAAACAGTCTGCAGaggaaagagaagagaagagagttAAGGCTCGAAGACGAATGCTGGGTAACATTAGATTGATAGGGGAGTTATACAAGAAGAAAATGTTAACTAAGCGAATAATGCACGCGTGCATACAGAAGTTGTTGGATCAGTCTGAGACTCCTGATGAAGAAAGTGTTGAAGCTTTGTGCATATTGATGATTACTATTGGGGAGATGATTGACCGTCCCAAGGCCAAGGAGCAATTGGatgcatattttgagagaatgAAGAGGCTCTCTACCAATGTGAATTTATCTTCTAGGGTTAGGTTCATGTTGAAGGATGCTATGGATTTGAGAAAGAATAAATGGCAACAGAGAAGAAAAGTTGAAGGGCCGAAAAAGATTGATGAAGTGCACAGAGATGCTGCTCAAGAACGACAGGCAGAATCCAGTAGGTTGAGTCGTGGTTTAAGCATCAACCAGTCAACTAGAAGGACACCTATGGATTTTGCTCCTAGAGGGTCAACACTATTGTCTTCCCCAAATGCTCAGCTGGGTGGTTTCCGTGGACTGTCTACTCCAGTTCGTGGGCTTGGCACTCATGATGTTCGGTTGGAGGACAGACAATCTCATGACACTAGGATGTTGTCAGTTCCCTTGCCTCAGAGAACTAGGGGACCTCAAGGTGGTCTTGGGAGCGGAGTGTCAATCAGAGGACCACCGTCAATGCCAAGAGCTGATGTGTCTCCAGGCTCCACAGATTTCAGAAGAATGGCAGCTGGTTTGAATGACTACAGCACTTTACCAGAGCGAACAACTTATGGCACAAGGGAGGATCTTGTTCCAAGATATATTCCAGATAGATTTGCAGCTCCAGCTGCTTATGAACCTTCAAGTTCTCAAGAGCGCAATGGGAGTTATGGTAACAGAGACCCAAGGAATCCAGACCGGAGTTCTGATAGATCTCTTGCAATCTCACCACCTGCACGAGGGCAGGGAACAGCTTTTCCTCAAAATGTTCCTTCAGAAGAAGTATGGCCTGAAGAACGCCTTCGGGATAAGTCAATGGCAGCAATTAAAGAATATTACAGTGCCAGAGACAAGAAAGAAGTTGAACTATGTGTTAAAGAATTGGATTCCCCAAGCTTCCATCCGTCAATGGTATCGTTATGGGTCGTAGACTCTTTGGAGAGGAAGGACATGGAAAGGGATCTTTTGGCAAAGCTTCTGATCTATCTTTCGAAGTCCGGGGATGGTGTGTTGAGTCAAGCCCAGCTCATCAAAGGGTTTGAATCTGTTCTGACTACTCTGGAGGATGCCATAAATGATGCCCCAAGAGCACCAGAATTTCTTGGTCATATCTTTGCCAAAGTCATTACAGAAAATGTGATCCCTTTGAGAGAGATTGGGTTGTTGATACATAAAGGGGGAGAGGAGCCGGGTCATCTTCTAGAAGTTGGGCTTGCCGCAGATGTTCTTGGAAGCACCttggaaattataaaattcGAGAAGGGGGATTCTGTCTTTAATGAAATCTGGGCAAGCTCCACTTTGAGGTTTGAGGATTTTCGGCCTCCAGATCCTTACAGGTCAAGGAAGTTAGAGAAATTTATTTTAGGGGATGTTTGA